One window from the genome of Salvia splendens isolate huo1 chromosome 9, SspV2, whole genome shotgun sequence encodes:
- the LOC121749244 gene encoding RING-H2 finger protein ATL79-like: MSDDDGEALVLSHLYNSSQISQSLNPPKFRYFLRIKQHSTEKRVNSSSARRSNSEAKSREKIRSLPSQSPVAAATATAEFRIHLSPPPPTKCGVQNCQWQPYSNSGDFKANTALVIVFLFCTLICGLAINFAIKHMCKRQRRIQSPETVSADTEKVIQVPSLIYSEGMQLAAAEECAICLSEFAIGERIRILEKCSHGFHVQCIERWLISCSSCPICRAYSR; this comes from the coding sequence CATCTCTATAATTCATCACAAATTTCACAATCACTCAATCCCCCAAAATTCAGATACTTCCTTCGCATAAAACAGCATAGTACGGAAAAGAGAGTAAATAGCAGTTCAGCTAGAAGATCCAACTCAGAAGCCAAATCGAGAGAGAAGATTAGATCGTTACCATCTCAGTCGCCGGTAGCCGCCGCGACGGCGACGGCAGAATTCCGCATCCACCTATCGCCACCGCCGCCAACTAAATGCGGTGTCCAGAATTGCCAATGGCAGCCGTACTCCAATTCCGGAGATTTCAAGGCAAACACGGCCTTAGTCATCGTCTTCCTCTTCTGCACCCTAATCTGCGGTTTGGCGATCAACTTCGCCATCAAACACATGTGCAAGCGGCAGCGCCGAATCCAGTCGCCGGAGACTGTGAGCGCGGATACGGAGAAGGTGATCCAGGTTCCGTCTTTGATTTACTCGGAGGGGATGCAGctcgcggcggcggaggagtgCGCGATTTGCTTGTCGGAGTTCGCAATTGGGGAGAGAATTAGGATTCTGGAGAAGTGCAGCCATGGCTTCCATGTGCAGTGCATAGAGAGGTGGCTGATTTCGTGCTCTTCATGCCCGATTTGCCGTGCGTATTCACGGTAA